From a region of the Feifania hominis genome:
- a CDS encoding GNAT family N-acetyltransferase — MKKVIETERTYLRELKYDDFQDLCKLLQDENVMTAFDHALNPDEVLDWLHRQMKRYQNDGFGMWAVIEKKTNLFLGQAGLTWQECEGEQVLDVSFVFLQKFWHRGFATETAQACVRYAFDNLGFDRVTSTVRSTIEPGKRVAERIGMTHVKDFQHVYQGVEGTYSLYSISKKQEQVP, encoded by the coding sequence ATGAAAAAAGTGATTGAAACCGAGAGAACCTATCTGCGCGAGCTCAAGTACGATGACTTTCAGGATCTTTGCAAGCTGCTCCAGGACGAGAACGTGATGACCGCTTTTGACCATGCGCTCAACCCCGACGAGGTGCTCGACTGGCTCCACCGCCAGATGAAGCGCTATCAGAACGATGGGTTCGGCATGTGGGCAGTCATCGAGAAGAAGACCAATCTCTTTCTCGGGCAGGCGGGTCTCACCTGGCAGGAGTGCGAGGGAGAGCAGGTGCTCGACGTCAGCTTTGTCTTTTTGCAGAAGTTCTGGCACAGAGGCTTTGCCACCGAGACAGCGCAGGCCTGTGTGCGCTACGCGTTTGACAATCTCGGGTTTGACCGTGTGACCTCGACCGTGCGCAGTACGATCGAGCCCGGCAAGCGCGTCGCCGAACGCATCGGCATGACGCATGTCAAGGACTTTCAGCACGTCTATCAGGGTGTCGAGGGCACTTACAGTCTCTATTCCATCTCAAAAAAGCAAGAGCAGGTCCCATGA
- a CDS encoding aminoacyl-histidine dipeptidase: MRQNVLNYFKELSAVPRSSGEEKAISEYLMNFARTRGLEAVCDEAYNVVIRKPASPGYENGPVVMLQGHSDMVCEQNKGTDHDFHNCGLDLIEQDGFLRARGTTLGADNGVGVAMMLAILDDGEAAHPPLECVITSAEEIGLIGAAAMDKSALRAQIMINLDSEQEGIATVSCAGGMRVDVTREAASEEVLGLSALRLAVRGLSGGHSGTEIDRGRGNANKLMGRLLCQVQQLCPVRIASLSGGNKDNAIPRECDCVVLLPQENSAAAAELLRRTADKISRELAAADPGFRFECEPVAAPRQALSQAVSHDAIEFLFLAPDGPLHRDHSAGGFVVSSVNLGVVSLTEGTLSFRFSPRSSVESLQRETEQILTHLAGLLGFEAQTCSEYPGWAYEPKSRIRELFAETYRELTGGTLRTEAIHAGLECGLFKAAMPGLDPIAIGPNISGAHTPQETLDIASAERTYELVRAVLAKLRQA; the protein is encoded by the coding sequence ATGAGACAGAATGTTTTGAACTATTTTAAGGAGCTCAGCGCCGTTCCACGCTCGTCCGGCGAGGAGAAGGCGATCAGCGAATATCTGATGAATTTCGCCCGCACGCGGGGCCTTGAAGCCGTCTGTGACGAAGCGTATAACGTTGTCATCCGCAAGCCCGCCTCTCCGGGCTACGAAAACGGCCCTGTCGTGATGCTGCAGGGCCACTCGGACATGGTCTGTGAACAGAACAAGGGCACGGACCACGACTTTCACAACTGCGGGCTCGATCTCATTGAGCAGGACGGCTTTCTGCGGGCACGCGGCACGACACTCGGCGCGGACAATGGAGTGGGAGTCGCGATGATGCTCGCCATTCTCGATGACGGCGAGGCCGCGCATCCTCCGCTCGAGTGCGTCATCACCTCCGCTGAGGAGATCGGGCTCATCGGAGCCGCTGCAATGGACAAGTCCGCTCTGCGCGCGCAGATCATGATAAACCTTGACTCGGAGCAGGAGGGGATTGCGACAGTCAGCTGCGCGGGCGGCATGCGCGTCGATGTCACCCGCGAGGCGGCGTCTGAGGAGGTCTTGGGTCTCAGTGCGCTGCGCCTCGCCGTTCGCGGACTTTCGGGGGGCCACTCCGGCACAGAGATCGACCGCGGCCGGGGCAACGCAAACAAGCTGATGGGCCGGCTGCTCTGCCAGGTGCAGCAGCTGTGCCCGGTGCGCATCGCATCTCTCTCGGGCGGCAACAAGGACAACGCCATCCCGCGCGAGTGCGACTGCGTGGTTCTGCTGCCGCAGGAGAACAGCGCCGCCGCAGCCGAACTGCTCCGGCGGACGGCGGACAAGATCAGCCGCGAGCTGGCAGCTGCCGATCCGGGCTTTCGCTTTGAATGCGAGCCGGTGGCCGCTCCGCGGCAGGCCCTCTCACAGGCCGTGTCGCACGATGCGATCGAATTTCTCTTCCTCGCGCCGGACGGCCCGCTGCACCGGGACCACAGCGCGGGCGGCTTTGTTGTCAGCTCTGTCAATCTCGGCGTTGTGTCACTCACAGAGGGGACGCTCAGCTTCCGCTTCTCTCCGCGCAGCTCCGTCGAGTCGCTCCAGCGGGAGACCGAGCAGATACTGACTCATCTCGCCGGTCTTCTCGGCTTTGAGGCCCAGACCTGCAGTGAGTATCCCGGCTGGGCATATGAGCCGAAGTCCCGTATCCGTGAGCTCTTCGCCGAGACCTACCGTGAGCTGACAGGCGGTACTCTGCGCACGGAGGCGATTCACGCCGGGCTTGAGTGCGGCCTCTTCAAAGCGGCAATGCCGGGGCTCGACCCCATCGCCATCGGCCCGAATATCTCGGGCGCCCACACGCCGCAGGAGACGCTTGACATCGCCTCGGCCGAGCGCACGTATGAGCTTGTCCGGGCGGTGCTCGCCAAGCTCCGGCAGGCGTAG